One window of the Nicotiana tabacum cultivar K326 chromosome 4, ASM71507v2, whole genome shotgun sequence genome contains the following:
- the LOC107765403 gene encoding uncharacterized protein LOC107765403 isoform X2 has translation MICEANMLESRSYEGIQGATDIHAFLDRLEFAASEDITRFGGLSVSKKVPSSGTIGSSSSPKLVDRFSAPSVNPDRRRKIMLSIPEDVRIREVHEAEVRDLVEKNDTYKLLSEKLQANLVTVRDEHAEMAEQVRQRLEQIGRLQTQVDAIQAEAEEFEKNTDILASKKETVQAQLESVEAQLQAAKEKASVQVEKIKELQYRLDLVVSDKASLANELEVARSEVVVARSEVAIANEKADAKVAQFRVDVEVNQDKAKGMVKHAKWQARREALEGVQAQGFDIKAEIENARV, from the exons ATGATCTGTGAGGCCAACATGTTGGAAAGTCGATCTTACGAGGGTATTCAGGGGGCAACTGATATCCATGCCTTTTTGGATAGGCTTGAGTTCGCTGCCTCAGAGGATATTACCAGGTTTGGTGGATTATCGGTATCGAAGAAAGTGCCATCATCGGGCACTATCGGGTCTTCGTCGAGCCCAAAACTGGTGGATCGATTCTCGGCCCCGAGTGTTAACCCCGACCGTAGGCGGAAGATAATGCTTTCTATCCCGGAGGATGTCCGAATTCGGGAGGTGCATGAGGCTGAGGTTCGGGACCTCGTTGAGAAGAATGACACctacaagcttcttagtgagaagCTTCAGGCAAATTTGGTAACGGTTCGGGATGAGCATGCCgagatggctgagcag GTCCGACAGAGGCTCGAACAAATCGGACGGCTCCAAACGCAGGTGGATGCAATACAGGCTGAGGCGGAAGAATTCGAAAAGAACACGGACATCCTAGCCTCCAAAAAGGAGACCGTCCAAGCTCAATTGGAGTCGGTCGAGGCCCAGCTCCAAGCTGCAAAAGAGAAGGCCTCGGTGCAAGTCGAGAAGATCAAGGAACTTCAGTACCGATTAGATTTGGTCGTTTCTGATAAGGCAAGTTTGGCCaatgaactcgaagtggccagatCCGAGGTGGTCGTAGCTAGATCTGAGGTGGCCATAGCCAATGAAAAAGCTGATGCTAAAGTTGCCCAGTTTAGGGTTGATGTCGAAGTTAACCAGGACAAGGCCAAGGGCATGGTGAAACATGCGAAATGGCAGGCTCGAAGGGAAGCCCTCGAGGGGGTTCAGGCCCAGGGTTTCGATATCAAGGCTGAGATTGAAAATGCTAGAGTATAG
- the LOC107765403 gene encoding uncharacterized protein LOC107765403 isoform X1, which produces MICEANMLESRSYEGIQGATDIHAFLDRLEFAASEDITRFGGLSVSKKVPSSGTIGSSSSPKLVDRFSAPSVNPDRRRKIMLSIPEDVRIREVHEAEVRDLVEKNDTYKLLSEKLQANLVTVRDEHAEMAEQVFRVLHDNEDELEITTNDPILQVRQRLEQIGRLQTQVDAIQAEAEEFEKNTDILASKKETVQAQLESVEAQLQAAKEKASVQVEKIKELQYRLDLVVSDKASLANELEVARSEVVVARSEVAIANEKADAKVAQFRVDVEVNQDKAKGMVKHAKWQARREALEGVQAQGFDIKAEIENARV; this is translated from the coding sequence ATGATCTGTGAGGCCAACATGTTGGAAAGTCGATCTTACGAGGGTATTCAGGGGGCAACTGATATCCATGCCTTTTTGGATAGGCTTGAGTTCGCTGCCTCAGAGGATATTACCAGGTTTGGTGGATTATCGGTATCGAAGAAAGTGCCATCATCGGGCACTATCGGGTCTTCGTCGAGCCCAAAACTGGTGGATCGATTCTCGGCCCCGAGTGTTAACCCCGACCGTAGGCGGAAGATAATGCTTTCTATCCCGGAGGATGTCCGAATTCGGGAGGTGCATGAGGCTGAGGTTCGGGACCTCGTTGAGAAGAATGACACctacaagcttcttagtgagaagCTTCAGGCAAATTTGGTAACGGTTCGGGATGAGCATGCCgagatggctgagcaggtatTTCGAGTGCTTCACGATAATGAAGACGAATTGGAGATAACTACTAACGACCCGATTCTGCAGGTCCGACAGAGGCTCGAACAAATCGGACGGCTCCAAACGCAGGTGGATGCAATACAGGCTGAGGCGGAAGAATTCGAAAAGAACACGGACATCCTAGCCTCCAAAAAGGAGACCGTCCAAGCTCAATTGGAGTCGGTCGAGGCCCAGCTCCAAGCTGCAAAAGAGAAGGCCTCGGTGCAAGTCGAGAAGATCAAGGAACTTCAGTACCGATTAGATTTGGTCGTTTCTGATAAGGCAAGTTTGGCCaatgaactcgaagtggccagatCCGAGGTGGTCGTAGCTAGATCTGAGGTGGCCATAGCCAATGAAAAAGCTGATGCTAAAGTTGCCCAGTTTAGGGTTGATGTCGAAGTTAACCAGGACAAGGCCAAGGGCATGGTGAAACATGCGAAATGGCAGGCTCGAAGGGAAGCCCTCGAGGGGGTTCAGGCCCAGGGTTTCGATATCAAGGCTGAGATTGAAAATGCTAGAGTATAG
- the LOC107765403 gene encoding uncharacterized protein LOC107765403 isoform X3 produces MRLYSPRLYQGGLIKLARQDNKAPFSSIDEARDRGWMGRFVRIRTSDPIPTEDMSFPEKWNMHLVAQMPELKQWVEGLVSQKPYSERAWMELSKGRWEARNHGLGKDVAMRPPSGDKEVLPQPHAPKQAKDKKRTGSEFLGLGTEKTGEEVSQAKGGHRCYDFGLNSLIKG; encoded by the exons ATGCGTctttacagtccccgactctatcaAGGGGGGctgatcaagcttgctcgccAAGACAACAAagccccattctcgagcatagatgaagctcgtgaccgaggttggatgggccgatttgttCGAATAAGGACTTCGGACCCGATCCCTACTGAAGACAtgtcatttcctgagaaatggaacatgcATC TTGTGGCCCAGATGCCGGAACTCAAGCAATGGGTTGAGGGCCTGGTATCGCAGAAACCATACTCCGAGCGTGCTTGGATGGAgctatcaaagggtcgatgggaggctcGCAATCACG gtctCGGTAAGGATGTTGcaatgaggcccccatctggCGACAAAGAAGTTCTTCCCCAACCACATGCTCCGAAGCAGGCCAAGGATAAAAAGAGAACGGGCTCCGAGTTCCTCGGGCTCGGAACAGAAAAAACCGGCGAGGAGGTCTCGCAAGCCAAAGGGGGACACCGATGCTATGACTTCGGACTCAATTCGCTGATTAAGggatga